A single window of Stigmatopora nigra isolate UIUO_SnigA chromosome 20, RoL_Snig_1.1, whole genome shotgun sequence DNA harbors:
- the chrnb1 gene encoding acetylcholine receptor subunit beta, whose product MKHFDLFLLACCLFSLSSLGEAGDVEQALTEQVFKNYNLKVRPARHPDERVVVRVGMMLSSFVGLNMKNEEMSTVVVMNLEWTDHNLSWDPKEHDGIEVLRIPASKVWLPDIVLINNNDGVFDVALRVHVQVHSNGRVTWTPPAQYLSSCGVRVTYFPFDWQNCSMQFRSYTYDSTEIELQYHLDANGKEIREIQLDEAISESGEWHIRHKPCRKNMNKDRYEDMSFYLIIERKPLYYVLNIILPCILITIIAIFNFYLPPDAGEKMGLSINVLLTLTVFLLLLADKIPETSLGVPIIVKYIMFTMILVTCSVILSVVVLNLHHRSPNTHMMPLWVRRIFIHMLPPYLCMLRPKVEVPLALKMMPTQREKKVFSINKATDEYFIRKPDSSILFPKPNRFQAEGKNLRKFIDGPSSYVSLPPELQSAIEAITYIAEVLQAEKDYEALKEDWQYVAMVVDRMFLCIFVIFTTVGTLAIFIKASLNRAPTEPF is encoded by the exons ATGAAACACTTCGATCTATTCCTGCTGGCGTGTTGCCTATTCAGCCTGAGTTCACTGGGAG AAGCAGGAGATGTCGAACAGGCTCTGACAGAACAGGTCTTCAAGAACTATAACCTAAAAGTCCGTCCTGCGCGCCACCCTGACGAACGAGTGGTGGTCCGAGTGGGCATGATGCTCTCTTCATTTGTTGGACTG aatatgaaaaatgaagaaatgagcACTGTGGTCGTCATGAATTTG GAGTGGACAGATCACAATTTGTCATGGGATCCCAAAGAACATGATGGGATTGAAGTACTACGCATTCCCGCATCAAAAGTATGGTTGCCTGACATTGTCTTGATCAACAA CAATGACGGCGTGTTTGATGTCGCCCTGCGAGTACACGTCCAAGTGCACAGTAACGGCAGGGTGACGTGGACACCCCCTGCGCAATACCTCAGCTCATGTGGCGTCAGG GTGACATATTTCCCCTTCGACTGGCAAAACTGTAGCATGCAGTTCCGCTCTTACACGTACGACTCGACCGAGATCGAACTGCAGTACCACCTGGATGCAAATGGGAAAGAGATACGGGAGATTCAATTAGACGAGGCCATCAGTG AAAGCGGCGAGTGGCATATCAGACACAAGCCATGcagaaaaaacatgaacaaagaCCGGTATGAAGACATGAGCTTTTACCTAATCATCGAGAGGAAGCCACTTTACTACGTGCTGAACATTATCCTCCCTTGCATCCTCATCACCATCATCGCCATTTTCAACTTCTACTTGCCGCCTGATGCAG GTGAAAAAATGGGACTGTCCATCAACGTTTTACTTACCCTCACCGTCTTTTTGCTACTGTTGGCGGACAAAATTCCCGAGACCTCACTGGGTGTTCCCATTATCGTCAAGTACATCATGTTCACCATGATTCTGGTCACCTGCTCGGTTATCCTCAGCGTGGTGGTGCTAAACCTGCATCACCGCTCGcccaacacccacatgatgccACTTTGGGTCCGCAGG ATATTTATCCACATGCTTCCACCATACCTGTGCATGCTGCGCCCCAAAGTGGAGGTCCCCCTAGCCCTCAAGATGATGCCTACCCAGCGGGAGAAGAAGGTCTTTTCTATCAACAAGGCCACAGACGAGTACTTCATCCGCAAGCCGGACTCCTCCATTTTGTTCCCCAAGCCCAACCG ATTCCAAGCAGAGGGAAAGAATCTGAGGAAGTTCATTGACGGTCCCAGTAGCTACGTTTCACTTCCACCTGAACTCCAATCCGCCATTGAGGCCATCACGTACATCGCCGAAGTACTTCAGGCCGAAAAGGACTATGAAGCG CTGAAAGAGGATTGGCAGTACGTGGCAATGGTGGTGGACCGGATGTTCCTGTGTATTTTTGTTATCTTCACCACTGTGGGAACCTTGGCCATTTTTATTAAGGCCAGCCTCAATCGTGCGCCCACTGAGCCTTTCTAA